From Patescibacteria group bacterium:
TCGTGTTTGCAATCATCGCTCCAATTTTAATGTTAGAATTTAAAAATACCCAATATTATATCGCCATATCCGCAGTTTTTTATTTGTTTGTTGACTTTTTCTTTTTAAGAAGAGTTGAGAATTCTGATAGAAAAAATGCGGCAAAAATTCAAGAAAGTTTTGATTTGGAATTATTTGAACTGCCGTGGAACGATATAGTTGCTGGGAATAAAATTGAAGAAGAGAAAGTACTTTCGTCCTCGAAAAAGTATAAGAAAAAAGTGAAAAATAATTTGGCAAATTTGTATGATTGGTATTCTAAAGAAATAGGAGATATTGATCTTCTGCCCGCGGTTGCCATTTGCCAGCGGACAAACGTGTATTGGGACGTGTCTTTGCGAGAGAAGCTTTTTTGGTCAATTATGGCCATAATTTTATTGTTAAGCTTCGTATTATTTTTTTGGGGCAAAAATTCAATAGTGTTTTTATTTTCAGTTCTTCCTTTTTACGAAGTTATCATTGATTA
This genomic window contains:
- a CDS encoding S-4TM family putative pore-forming effector; protein product: MNNIIARQNQPDQINRLAAQRYLYSKAKNFFLARLFLSLVFAIIAPILMLEFKNTQYYIAISAVFYLFVDFFFLRRVENSDRKNAAKIQESFDLELFELPWNDIVAGNKIEEEKVLSSSKKYKKKVKNNLANLYDWYSKEIGDIDLLPAVAICQRTNVYWDVSLREKLFWSIMAIILLLSFVLFFWGKNSIVFLFSVLPFYEVIIDYAASQYSSVGRIKELKNKIEELLEKLPEFKNINSGIKGSLRAIQDQLFRHRESCSFVPDWFYKIFRDRQEEEMNYCAKHYVDKFLSKV